From the genome of Pygocentrus nattereri isolate fPygNat1 chromosome 25, fPygNat1.pri, whole genome shotgun sequence, one region includes:
- the rfx7a gene encoding DNA-binding protein RFX7 has protein sequence MMADDQQPGQHPQPGSGTGSLPSLAPAGLQGTEASALQLKIKNSICKSVQSKVDGILQDVEKFTDIEKLYLYLRLPSGPSSGNEKTEQSCVSSSRTQQMHAFSWIRNHLEEHPETSLPKQEVYDEYKSYCDNLGYHALSAADFGKIMKNVFPNMKARRLGMRGKSKYCYSGLRKKAFIHMPSLPNLDLHKTGDGCEVFEPAGQSCGGEDEVRSAACGLVCEWAQKVLSRQFDNVEDLARFLLNSHYIGTKSVAALTVMTGSPSGTKMSVQSSAFVPTADAHSFQPQVKTLASPSIDAKQQLQRKIQKKQQEQKLHSPLPAEAQARRVDGGTTPGAGSVIPCGSPALLSPQPTIGIVVAAVPSPITVQRSRQLMSPSPVPIATPDNKVLPVSFQVVTQAVQPVKQCPRTPQNVPASPVGDRSARHRYAQILPKPATTSAITLRTPPALLITNSPIKTVMPTSQVSSVNVVKMTTISLAPSKTNAAATSTISSTPRPASAGVASLSDDLQPVTRVRSGSIAAMPSALARRTTSTTPVIDMKLDSDIVLGGGQVQHETGRLATSQEAGVGIQRGEEAPKPRAASVPTPLGKISAGLDMQTGTKCNGRMLPNESNVAAGSNNNSKERSLYQSVTNQTVSSAATGSGAFVTSPKDAELASRSPRKRQGLCPDSCLTPVKKVFLTDVGTEGTKSGMGATMKNIPRSDAPNRPESAPASAASKVMMKLNSNVPTRILGLCDSPVGNTGFQTVSRSRSVSQGHWEGSSSGVKNLASGTTAATALCQDSHIRNTSFQTFGRPRSVSQGRWEGFSSSIDSKPVVTHSASATGQTLLQQHATKNPQAMQVGPEQTDSACELKSVFWDNGQQDGTQQQVYSQQGTAENKQISTPLQVTAQPSGPSQMVQMTTDMAEYVTSQPNMGYFPFNDDDMTQDSIVEELVQMEEQMKMNSSVQDFGGCVDMALQGQQTTLQNNMMSNHQPSMSYYSSAHSNSTPIHTPTPTPTPTTEMIGGGQGLTRESPCSRLAPTTPVDSALGSSCQTPISTPHSNCSSSVPPSPVECRNPFAFTPINSSVTSYHDGSIVSSSPVKPMQRPMATHPDKSKLEWINNGYNSGSGNSSNGINILPSYQDLVDDQFRKPHAFAIPGQTYQSQIRHHDTHISRLTPISPVQQQVASMANLNKQEGFAVPAPLDNKASTSSSGSGTFRCRSVSPAVRQRNLSGTPNPNVPRSVVSPFNSPVTPEVLNIFANSQVDTSISSIAQRSQSVPLNVMMQTEVLPMQPGGQSSNTKKITNVLLSKMDGDGDSSVRGLGMNNMPSYTARMNLTQILETTAVPSFPSSANHQAQISSGPSAYKFQKPAYLMKNTRGEQMSFSSGDGQAQLVSGEKRPQQLSDEEQPNQALQVPLQQNLQQHQHQQHLHFDSTVKDLLEENSLNASSQLSGQAPDLSTGGSEFPGDMRLTSELSSSINDLNTLDTNLLFNPSQQQGQYEESTLEELKNDPLFQQICSETVSSAGFDWLESKDQTTVEMLG, from the exons CAAGATGTGGAGAAGTTTACAGATATTGAAAAACTCTACCTCTACCTCAGGTTGCCTTCTGGGCCCAGCAGTGGCAATGAGAAAAC TGAACAGAGCTGTGTGTCATCAAGTCGCACTCAGCAGATGCATGCATTCAGCTGGATCCGGAATCACCTGGAGGAGCACCCCGAGACCTCGCTCCCCAAGCAGGAGGTCTATGATGAGTACAA GAGCTACTGTGATAACCTGGGCTACCACGCTCTCAGCGCTGCCGACTTCGGAAAGATcatgaagaatgtttttcctaACATGAAGGCACGCCGGCTTGGCATGAGAGGCAAATCCAA ATATTGCTATAGTGGCCTAAGAAAGAAGGCTTTCATTCATATGCCCTCACTTCCAAACCTGGATTTACACAAAACTGGAGATGGG TGTGAGGTGTTTGAGCCCGCTGGGCAGAGCTGCGGTGGAGAGGACGAGGTCCGCTCTGCAGCTTGTGGCCTGGTGTGCGAGTGGGCTCAGAAAGTGCTGAGTCGACAGTTTGACAATGTGGAGGACCTGGCACGCTTCCTGCTCAACAGCCACTACATCGGCACCAAGTCTGTCGCTGCTCTCACCGTCATGACAGGGTCCCCTTCAG GGACTAAGATGTCTGTGCAGTCATCTGCATTTGTGCCCACGGCCGATGCCCACTCATTCCAGCCTCAGGTGAAAACGCTAGCATCCCCCTCTATTGACGCCAAGCAGCAGCTCCAGAGGAAGATTCAAAAGAAGCAGCAGGAACAGAAACTTCACTCCCCACTTCCTGCTGAGGCCCAGGCCCGGAGGGTAGATGGGGGCACTACTCCTGGTGCAGGCTCAGTAATCCCATGTGGAAGTCCCGCTCTGCTTTCACCACAGCCTACAATCGGCATTGTGGTAGCTGCAGTCCCTAGCCCTATTACG GTCCAGAGAAGCAGGCAGTTGATGTCTCCTAGCCCTGTTCCCATTGCAACACCAGACAACAAAGTTCTCCCCGTCAGTTTTCAGGTTGTCACTCAAGCAGTGCAGCCTGTGAAGCAATGTCCCAGGACCCCTCAGAATGTCCCTGCAAGTCCAGTGGGTGATCGCTCTGCCCGCCATCGCTATGCCCAAATCTTGCCCAAACCGGCTACAACTAGTGCGATCACCCTGCGCACACCTCCTGCACTCCTTATCACCAACAGTCCTATCAAAACTGTTATGCCAACATCCCAGGTCAGCTCTGTCAATGTTGTCAAGATGACAACCATATCTTTGGCTCCAAGCAAGACCAACGCTGCAGCCACCTCAACAATCAGCAGCACACCTAGGCCTGCTTCTGCTGGAGTTGCTAGCCTTAGTGATGACCTCCAGCCTGTTACGCGTGTGCGTAGTGGCTCCATTGCAGCAATGCCATCTGCCCTGGCAAGACGAACAACTTCCACAACACCCGTCATCGACATGAAGTTAGACTCTGATATTGTACTTGGAGGTGGGCAAGTCCAGCATGAGACTGGCAGGCTGGCAACTTCTCAGGAAGCTGGTGTAGGCATACAGAGGGGTGAAGAGGCACCCAAACCGAGGGCAGCTAGTGTGCCTACACCTCTTGGTAAGATATCTGCAGGACTGGACATGCAAACAGGGACCAAATGTAATGGGAGGATGCTCCCTAATGAAAGCAATGTGGCTGCTGGCAGCAATAATAATTCTAAAGAAAGAAGTTTGTATCAGAGTGTAACCAATCAGACCGTGAGCAGTGCCGCAACCGGTAGTGGTGCATTTGTGACATCACCAAAGGATGCAGAGTTGGCATCCAGAAGCCCCCGCAAAAGACAAGGCTTATGCCCAGATTCATGTTTAACACCTGTCAAAAAAGTCTTTTTGACAGATGTAGGAACTGAAGGTACAAAATCAGGCATGGGGGCCACAATGAAGAATATTCCCAGGTCAGATGCTCCCAACCGACCAGAGAGTGCACCTGCCTCAGCTGCTTCGAAAGTTATGATGAAGCTTAACTCCAATGTTCCAACCCGCATCCTTGGGCTTTGTGACTCTCCAGTTGGGAATACTGGCTTCCAGACTGTCAGCAGGTCAAGAAGCGTTTCCCAGGGACACTGGGAAGGATCCTCATCTGGTGTAAAAAATCTTGCCTCTGGTACCACAGCTGCAACTGCCCTTTGCCAGGATTCTCATATCCGGAATACCAGCTTCCAGACCTTTGGCAGGCCGCGAAGTGTTTCTCAAGGGCGGTGGGAAGGGTTTTCATCCAGTATTGACAGCAAGCCTGTAGTCACTCACTCTGCTAGCGCCACAGGTCAGACCTTGCTGCAGCAGCATGCAACCAAAAATCCGCAAGCCATGCAGGTAGGTCCAGAACAAACTGACTCTGCATGTGAACTCAAGAGTGTGTTCTGGGATAATGGACAGCAAGATGGCACCCAGCAACAAGTGTACTCTCAGCAGGGGACAGcagaaaacaagcaaatatCCACCCCTCTTCAAGTGACAGCTCAACCCTCTGGCCCAAGCCAAATGGTACAGATGACCACTGATATGGCAGAATATGTGACATCCCAGCCAAACATGGGCTATTTTCCCTTTAATGATGATGACATGACTCAGGACAGTATTGTAGAGGAGTTGGTTCAAATGGAGGAACAGATGAAAATGAACAGTAGTGTGCAAGACTTTGGTGGCTGTGTGGACATGGCACTACAAGGTCAACAGACAACCTTACAGAACAACATGATGTCCAATCACCAGCCCAGCATGTCTTATTACAGCTCAGCTCACAGCAACAGCACACCTatccacacacccacaccaacACCAACCCCCACCACAGAGATGATAGGAGGGGGTCAGGGATTGACTCGAGAGAGCCCCTGCTCACGCTTGGCTCCCACCACCCCTGTGGACAGTGCACTTGGAAGCAGCTGCCAAACCCCTATTAGTACACCCCATTCTAACTGCAGTAGTAGTGTCCCACCCAGCCCTGTTGAGTGTAGGAACCCCTTTGCTTTCACCCCTATCAACTCAAGTGTCACAAGTTACCACGATGGCAGCATTGTCTCTTCCAGTCCAGTCAAGCCCATGCAGAGGCCAATGGCCACCCACCCAGATAAATCTAAACTGGAGTGGATAAATAATGGCTACAATAGTGGAAGTGGCAACTCCAGTAACGGAATCAACATTCTGCCCAGCTATCAGGACCTGGTGGATGATCAGTTCAGGAAGCCTCATGCCTTTGCCATCCCTGGCCAGACTTATCAGTCACAGATCAGGCACCACGATACGCACATAAGCCGTTTGACACCCATTTCCCCAGTCCAGCAACAGGTGGCAAGCATGGCCAATCTCAATAAACAGGAGGGATTTGCTGTACCAGCTCCTCTTGATAACAAAGCCAGCACATCTTCCTCTGGGTCTGGGACGTTCCGCTGCCGCAGTGTCAGTCCAGCAGTCAGGCAGCGCAACCTGAGTGGGACCCCAAACCCTAACGTCCCCCGTTCTGTGGTCTCCCCTTTCAATTCACCAGTGACCCCTGAAGTGCTGAATATCTTTGCTAACAGTCAAGTGGACACTAGCATTAGCAGCATAGCACAGAGGAGTCAGTCTGTGCCATTGAATGTGATGATGCAAACCGAAGTTCTGCCCATGCAGCCTGGAGGGCAGTCAAGCAACACCAAAAAGATCACTAATGTCCTACTCAGCAAGATGGATGGCGATGGAGACAGTTCGGTACGTGGACTTGGTATGAACAACATGCCATCCTACACTGCTCGCATGAACCTCACACAGATCCTGGAAACAACTGCCGTTCCCAGCTTCCCCAGCAGTGCCAACCACCAGGCTCAAATTTCATCTGGCCCGTCAGCCTACAAGTTTCAGAAGCCGGCTTACCTCATGAAGAACACCAGAGGGGAGCAGATGAGCTTCTCATCAGGGGATGGCCAAGCACAATTGGTCTCAGGAGAGAAGCGGCCGCAGCAGCTTTCTGATGAAGAGCAGCCGAATCAGGCCTTGCAGGTTCCTCTGCAGCAGAACCTccagcaacatcagcaccaGCAGCATCTGCATTTCGACAGCACTGTTAAGGACCTGTTAGAGGAAAACAGCCTGAATGCTAGCTCACAGCTGTCAGGCCAGGCTCCAGATCTGAGTACTGGGGGTTCTGAGTTCCCTGGCGATATGCGACTGACCTCTGAGCTTTCTAGTAGCATCAATGACCTGAACACTTTGGACACAAACCTTCTGTTTAACCCCAGTCAGCAGCAGGGGCAGTATGAAGAATCAACACTGGAGGAACTGAAGAATGACCCACTTTTTCAGCAGATCTGCAGCGAGACTGTGAGTTCTGCTGGCTTTGACTGGTTAGAGAGCAAGGACCAGACAACAGTTGAAATGTTGGGTTAA